A portion of the Luxibacter massiliensis genome contains these proteins:
- a CDS encoding PLDc N-terminal domain-containing protein, with product MNTITEMLPFLIPLVIVELALLGYTLWHILTHKNYKRGTRTLWLIVAVVGMNFIGPILYFVLGKEEA from the coding sequence ATGAATACGATTACTGAAATGTTACCATTTTTGATTCCCCTTGTCATTGTGGAACTTGCACTTCTTGGATATACACTGTGGCATATTCTTACACATAAGAATTACAAGCGCGGCACACGGACATTATGGCTGATTGTTGCGGTTGTCGGCATGAACTTTATTGGTCCCATTTTATATTTTGTGTTAGGTAAAGAGGAAGCATAA
- a CDS encoding glutamine--tRNA ligase/YqeY domain fusion protein, whose product MENETVSKNFIEQEIDKDLAEGVYDHVCTRFPPEPNGYLHIGHAKSILLNYGLAQKYNGTFHMRFDDTNPTKEKMEFVDSIKKDIQWLGADWKEHLYYASDYFEQMYEYAVKLIKKGKAYVCDLTPEQIREYRGTLTEAGKDSPYRSRSVEENLELFQKMKDGEYQDGEKVLRAKIDMASPNINMRDPIIYRVARMSHHNTGDKWCIYPMYDFAHPLEDAIEGITHSICTLEFEDHRPLYDWVVRECEFKNPPRQIEFAKLYLTNVVTGKRYIKKLVEDGIVDGWDDPRLVSIAALRRRGFTPESLKMFVEMCGVSKSQSSVDYAMLEYCIREDLKLKKPRMMAVLDPIKLVIDNYPEGQVEYLDVANNLENEELGSRKVPFCRELYIERDDFMEEPPKKYFRLFPGNEVRLMHAYFVKCESFVKDEEGRVKEVHCTYDPETKCGSGFAGRKVKGTIHWVPAPYAVKAEARLYENLVDEEKGVYNKEDGSLNLNPNSLKVVKNCYVEPSFENAKPCDSFQFVRNGYFCIDGRDSSPDALVFNRIVSLKSSFKLPK is encoded by the coding sequence ATGGAAAACGAGACAGTTTCAAAGAATTTTATCGAGCAGGAGATAGATAAGGATCTGGCAGAGGGAGTATATGACCATGTCTGCACTAGATTTCCGCCTGAACCGAACGGATATCTGCATATCGGACATGCCAAGTCCATCCTTTTAAATTATGGACTGGCGCAGAAATATAATGGTACATTCCACATGCGCTTTGATGATACAAATCCAACAAAAGAAAAGATGGAGTTTGTAGATTCTATTAAAAAGGACATCCAGTGGCTTGGGGCTGACTGGAAGGAGCATTTATACTATGCATCTGATTATTTTGAGCAGATGTATGAATATGCTGTCAAACTGATTAAGAAGGGAAAGGCTTACGTCTGCGACCTCACTCCTGAGCAGATCCGCGAATACAGGGGTACCCTAACTGAGGCAGGGAAGGACAGTCCTTACCGCAGCCGGTCTGTGGAGGAGAATCTTGAGCTGTTCCAGAAGATGAAAGATGGTGAGTATCAGGATGGTGAGAAGGTTCTGCGTGCTAAAATTGACATGGCTTCGCCCAACATTAACATGAGGGATCCGATTATTTACCGAGTGGCGCGTATGTCCCACCATAATACAGGAGACAAGTGGTGCATTTATCCCATGTATGATTTTGCACATCCTCTGGAGGACGCAATCGAGGGGATTACCCATTCTATTTGTACCTTAGAGTTTGAGGATCACAGGCCGCTGTACGACTGGGTTGTAAGAGAATGTGAATTTAAGAACCCTCCCAGGCAGATTGAATTTGCGAAACTATACCTTACCAATGTGGTGACAGGAAAGCGCTATATTAAAAAGCTGGTGGAGGATGGCATCGTGGACGGATGGGACGACCCTAGGCTTGTGTCCATTGCCGCACTGCGCCGCAGAGGGTTTACGCCCGAATCCCTGAAAATGTTCGTTGAGATGTGCGGTGTATCCAAAAGCCAGAGTTCTGTGGATTATGCCATGCTTGAATACTGTATCCGTGAGGATTTGAAGCTGAAGAAGCCGCGCATGATGGCAGTTTTGGATCCCATTAAGTTGGTGATTGACAATTATCCTGAGGGCCAGGTGGAATATCTGGATGTGGCCAATAATCTGGAAAACGAAGAGCTTGGAAGCAGGAAGGTGCCATTTTGCCGCGAATTGTATATAGAAAGAGACGATTTTATGGAGGAACCCCCTAAGAAATATTTTCGGCTGTTCCCAGGCAATGAAGTACGCCTGATGCACGCCTACTTTGTGAAATGTGAGAGCTTTGTAAAAGATGAGGAAGGCCGGGTTAAGGAAGTCCACTGTACCTATGACCCAGAGACAAAATGCGGCAGTGGTTTTGCAGGGAGAAAGGTAAAAGGCACGATTCACTGGGTGCCCGCCCCTTATGCTGTAAAGGCAGAGGCCAGACTGTATGAAAATCTGGTGGATGAGGAGAAAGGGGTATATAACAAAGAAGATGGGAGCCTGAATTTGAACCCCAATTCACTAAAAGTAGTTAAAAACTGTTATGTAGAACCCAGTTTTGAGAACGCAAAACCATGTGATAGCTTTCAGTTTGTGAGAAATGGCTATTTCTGTATTGACGGGAGAGATTCTTCGCCTGATGCACTTGTGTTTAACAGGATAGTCTCCCTTAAGAGCTCTTTTAAATTACCTAAATAG
- a CDS encoding sigma-70 family RNA polymerase sigma factor: MDKYEAIADEQLIADFREGNSEIMDYIMVKYKAMVRTKARAMYLIGGENEDLIQEGMIGLIKAVRDYDITQRASFASFAELCVSRQMYTAIEASKRKKHLPLNSYISLYEEGGEAGGEKKIPLIDTIEPDVETNPEALYFRKEFTEAFVEQLKENLSALESHVLYLHLLGTDYRTIAELLGKSPKAIDNALQRIRGKAERLLGR; this comes from the coding sequence ATGGATAAATATGAGGCGATTGCTGATGAACAGTTGATTGCAGATTTCAGAGAAGGGAACTCTGAGATTATGGATTATATTATGGTGAAATATAAAGCAATGGTCAGAACAAAGGCGAGAGCCATGTATCTAATCGGAGGTGAAAATGAGGATCTGATCCAGGAAGGGATGATAGGCCTGATAAAAGCAGTGCGGGATTATGATATTACCCAGAGAGCCTCATTTGCCAGCTTTGCAGAACTATGTGTGTCCAGGCAAATGTACACGGCCATAGAAGCGTCCAAAAGGAAAAAGCATCTCCCCCTAAATTCATACATATCTCTTTATGAGGAAGGGGGGGAGGCAGGGGGAGAGAAAAAAATTCCCCTCATAGATACTATCGAGCCGGATGTGGAGACGAATCCGGAGGCCTTGTATTTTAGAAAGGAATTTACAGAGGCTTTTGTAGAGCAGCTTAAGGAGAACCTAAGCGCCCTGGAGAGCCATGTGCTGTATCTTCATCTTTTAGGCACAGATTACCGGACAATTGCGGAACTGCTGGGGAAAAGTCCAAAGGCAATCGATAATGCACTGCAGAGAATACGGGGAAAGGCGGAGAGGCTGCTAGGCAGGTAA
- a CDS encoding ABC transporter permease subunit — MKQLTAFIKKEFLGQIRGGRFMILGILFCLFGIMNPATAKMLPWLLEIMSEQLAENGMFITGIEVDALTSWTQFFKNMPVLLIVFIVMFSGILTAEYQKGTLINVIAKGLKRWKILISKLLIMFVAWTAGYLITFGITYGYNAYFWDNHIVQNLLFAAFGYYLVGVWLISIILLASVILKSASAVILLVGAAFVISYLNGFLPAFQEYVPTYLLNSDELLMGILNSSRCMAAVGITVFLTVFNGILSVLIFNKKRI; from the coding sequence ATGAAGCAATTAACGGCTTTCATTAAAAAAGAGTTTTTAGGACAAATACGGGGCGGCAGATTTATGATTCTTGGAATTTTGTTTTGCCTGTTTGGAATTATGAATCCGGCTACCGCTAAAATGCTTCCGTGGCTGCTGGAAATAATGTCGGAACAGCTTGCAGAGAATGGTATGTTCATTACAGGGATAGAAGTGGACGCACTGACCTCCTGGACTCAGTTTTTTAAAAATATGCCTGTTCTGCTGATTGTATTCATTGTGATGTTCAGCGGCATTTTGACAGCAGAATATCAGAAAGGGACATTGATCAATGTTATTGCCAAAGGACTGAAACGCTGGAAAATACTGATTTCTAAACTGTTGATTATGTTTGTGGCTTGGACAGCCGGATACCTGATAACATTTGGAATTACTTATGGTTATAATGCGTATTTTTGGGATAACCACATTGTCCAGAATTTATTGTTTGCTGCCTTTGGCTATTATTTAGTGGGAGTGTGGCTTATTTCAATCATATTGCTGGCATCTGTCATTTTAAAATCAGCATCCGCTGTCATACTCTTAGTGGGAGCAGCGTTTGTTATTTCATACCTGAACGGTTTTCTGCCTGCATTTCAGGAATATGTACCTACCTATCTTTTAAATTCTGATGAATTGCTGATGGGAATCCTTAATAGCAGCCGGTGTATGGCTGCCGTAGGGATAACGGTTTTTCTGACGGTATTTAACGGGATTTTATCTGTTCTTATTTTTAATAAAAAGAGGATATAG
- a CDS encoding DUF6512 family protein has translation MKLFYKKYKRLCICSAIGFFAVCLAGVLLHFTYGWTNQNYIVGLFSPVNESTWEHMKLIYFPMLIFFMIEYVFLYRSMPRLFRADIIGILTGTLLIPVIFYTSLGILGAHYLALDILIFIICAAVGFYARGRSLLLPGRKKYTFFYFLCTLALGVCFLIFTYYPPSISLFAAP, from the coding sequence ATGAAATTATTTTATAAAAAATATAAAAGGCTATGCATATGTTCAGCCATCGGTTTTTTTGCTGTATGCCTGGCAGGCGTGCTGCTCCACTTTACCTATGGCTGGACAAACCAAAACTATATAGTTGGACTCTTCTCACCTGTCAATGAGTCTACATGGGAACATATGAAGCTCATTTATTTCCCCATGCTTATTTTCTTTATGATTGAGTACGTTTTTTTATACCGCTCCATGCCCCGGCTTTTCCGGGCAGATATTATCGGGATTCTTACTGGTACCCTGCTCATCCCGGTCATATTTTACACATCCCTTGGAATTTTAGGCGCCCATTATCTGGCCCTTGACATCCTGATATTTATTATCTGCGCGGCTGTTGGCTTTTATGCCCGGGGACGCTCTCTGCTCCTGCCCGGCCGGAAAAAATATACATTTTTTTATTTTCTCTGCACACTGGCACTGGGGGTCTGCTTTCTTATTTTCACCTATTATCCGCCTTCAATTTCCCTGTTTGCCGCCCCTTAA
- a CDS encoding MATE family efflux transporter produces the protein MKKTTIMTEGAIWKKLLFFAIPLILGNLFQQLYNTVDSIIVGNYIGSEALAAVGASSSIINLLIGFCIGASAGAGVVISQFFGAQDGEGVRKAVHTTVAISIAAGILLTISGIALTPVLLRMMGTPAEVFSDAAAYLQVFFGGIVFSVIYNMCAGILNAVGNSRRSLVYLLIAACSNIFLDLFFVVVLKMGIVGAALATDISQLLSCVFILLFLTRTEEMYKVRIRSIRFYDNLLGKILRIGLPTGVQNIVISLSNVIVQSTVNSFGAVVMAGFAAYIKIDGFNLLPVLSIGMAATTFTGQNIGAGKISRVRKCIATSIAMGVAYTVVTGILLMLFAPQVIRVFTGNQEVVECGVYLMKFFCPFYWLLAVLQIFSGTIRGAGKTMETMLIFLASLCVFRIAWIWGTMAIEHRLDWLMMAYPTSWLVGAVLILLYGWKGHWLPKITLKETEDVQGMPE, from the coding sequence ATGAAAAAAACTACGATTATGACCGAGGGGGCCATCTGGAAAAAACTACTTTTCTTTGCGATCCCTTTGATCTTGGGCAATTTATTTCAGCAGCTGTACAATACGGTAGATTCAATCATTGTTGGGAACTACATAGGGAGTGAGGCACTGGCTGCCGTGGGCGCCAGCAGTTCTATTATTAATCTCTTGATTGGCTTTTGTATCGGGGCCTCTGCCGGGGCCGGAGTTGTCATCTCACAGTTTTTCGGGGCCCAGGATGGCGAGGGGGTACGAAAGGCTGTGCATACGACAGTGGCGATATCCATAGCGGCGGGGATTCTGCTGACAATTTCTGGTATTGCCCTGACTCCTGTACTGCTGCGGATGATGGGGACTCCCGCAGAAGTATTTTCAGATGCAGCGGCATATCTGCAGGTATTTTTTGGGGGGATTGTGTTTTCCGTCATTTATAATATGTGTGCAGGAATTTTAAATGCGGTGGGGAATTCCAGGCGATCCCTGGTTTACCTTCTCATAGCGGCATGCTCCAATATTTTCCTGGATTTATTTTTTGTTGTGGTCCTGAAGATGGGGATTGTGGGAGCGGCTCTTGCAACAGATATCAGCCAGCTTCTTTCCTGTGTGTTTATTCTTCTTTTTCTGACGAGGACAGAGGAAATGTACAAAGTCAGGATCAGGAGTATCCGCTTTTACGATAATCTGCTTGGAAAAATCCTGAGAATTGGACTGCCCACAGGAGTGCAGAATATTGTGATATCCCTTTCCAATGTAATTGTACAGTCCACTGTAAACAGTTTTGGGGCCGTGGTGATGGCAGGGTTTGCGGCTTATATAAAAATTGATGGCTTTAATTTGCTTCCTGTGCTGAGTATCGGCATGGCAGCCACTACATTTACTGGACAGAATATAGGGGCCGGGAAGATTAGCCGGGTGAGAAAATGTATTGCAACCTCCATTGCCATGGGAGTGGCATACACGGTGGTGACGGGGATTCTCCTGATGCTTTTCGCCCCACAGGTAATCCGGGTGTTTACAGGCAATCAGGAGGTTGTGGAATGTGGGGTTTATCTTATGAAGTTTTTCTGCCCGTTTTACTGGCTGCTGGCCGTCCTGCAGATTTTTTCAGGAACCATCCGGGGAGCGGGGAAGACGATGGAGACAATGCTTATTTTTCTGGCGTCGCTCTGTGTGTTTAGGATCGCCTGGATATGGGGAACCATGGCCATTGAACACCGGTTGGACTGGCTGATGATGGCTTATCCCACTTCCTGGCTTGTGGGGGCAGTTTTGATACTATTGTATGGATGGAAAGGGCATTGGCTCCCTAAGATCACGCTTAAAGAGACAGAGGATGTGCAGGGGATGCCAGAATGA
- a CDS encoding NUDIX domain-containing protein, producing the protein MPSFLKDISSFYGNREKNQEGQTLEEFLETYDPYKYKNPSVTTDAVVFSCEGIYKNSLDKLKVLLIKRGNHPSIGFWALPGGFINLEENLKDTAARELREETGVESLPMEQFAVYGDYDRDPRARIITAAYMALIDEDAVNVNAGDDAADAAWCQVEMEQSGQQVVRGYTEKTYVLSFVNEEKGVHTKAEVVHKTRGSLIKEESFKVADGGEIAVDHAAIIAQAVLILKERLEG; encoded by the coding sequence ATGCCGTCATTTTTAAAAGATATTTCATCATTTTATGGAAACAGAGAGAAAAACCAGGAGGGCCAGACATTAGAGGAGTTTTTGGAGACATATGACCCGTATAAATACAAGAATCCCAGTGTGACAACAGACGCTGTTGTATTTTCTTGTGAGGGGATTTATAAGAATTCTCTGGATAAGCTGAAAGTATTGCTTATAAAAAGAGGAAACCATCCAAGTATTGGATTCTGGGCATTGCCGGGAGGTTTTATTAATCTGGAAGAGAATCTGAAAGATACGGCGGCCAGGGAGCTGAGGGAAGAGACTGGGGTGGAAAGCCTTCCCATGGAACAGTTTGCGGTATATGGAGATTATGACAGGGATCCCCGGGCCCGCATTATCACTGCTGCCTATATGGCCCTCATAGATGAGGATGCTGTCAATGTAAATGCCGGCGATGATGCGGCAGATGCGGCATGGTGCCAGGTGGAGATGGAACAGTCTGGCCAGCAAGTGGTTCGGGGGTATACGGAAAAGACGTATGTCCTTTCTTTTGTGAATGAAGAGAAAGGAGTGCACACAAAGGCGGAAGTTGTACATAAGACACGTGGCAGCCTTATAAAGGAAGAAAGCTTTAAAGTGGCAGACGGAGGGGAGATTGCGGTTGACCATGCTGCTATTATTGCTCAGGCGGTCTTAATTTTAAAAGAGCGGCTGGAGGGATAA
- the dtd gene encoding D-aminoacyl-tRNA deacylase produces the protein MKFVIQRVTEASVTVDSTIIGEIQKGFLVLIGISDSDTEETADKLVKKMLGLRIFEDHDGKTNLSLTDVEGNLLLVSQFTLYANCRKGNRPSFIEAGKPEKANALYEYIIEKCRATIPRAQTGKFGAEMKVRLVNDGPFTIILDSRDM, from the coding sequence ATGAAATTTGTAATCCAAAGAGTCACAGAAGCTTCTGTAACCGTAGACAGTACTATTATAGGAGAAATCCAGAAAGGGTTTCTTGTACTAATAGGCATTTCCGACAGCGATACTGAAGAAACTGCCGATAAGCTGGTAAAAAAAATGCTCGGACTGCGTATTTTCGAGGACCATGACGGCAAGACAAACCTCTCCCTCACCGATGTGGAAGGAAATCTGCTGCTAGTTTCCCAATTCACCCTTTATGCCAACTGCAGAAAAGGCAACCGTCCAAGTTTCATAGAGGCTGGAAAACCAGAAAAGGCCAATGCACTATACGAATATATTATTGAAAAATGCAGGGCCACCATCCCCCGCGCCCAGACTGGAAAGTTTGGGGCAGAGATGAAAGTCCGCCTTGTCAATGACGGACCTTTCACCATTATACTGGATTCCAGGGATATGTAG
- a CDS encoding ABC transporter ATP-binding protein, which yields MNILEISHVTKTFGTKKVLNDLSFSVPEHSVFGFIGQNGAGKTTTMKIVLGLLKSEQGEVFVNGEQVTFGQNSTNKYIGYLPDVPEFYGFMTPKEYLTMCGQITGMCKEEIAEKSAELLKLVRLETENKCIRGFSRGMKQRLGIAQALLNSPRLLICDEPTSALDPMGRKEVLDILASVKKHTTVVFSTHILSDVERICDRIAFLHQGKVALSGTLEEIRNIRKGDSIEIEFFTEQDADAFLHICSGGKKTGRTKLLFSQKTERDMLEMMGCLSKKQIPILRLERLEPTLEDLFLEVVGK from the coding sequence ATGAATATTTTAGAGATTTCGCACGTAACGAAAACATTTGGGACAAAGAAGGTTTTAAATGATCTGAGTTTTTCCGTACCTGAACATTCTGTGTTTGGGTTTATTGGACAAAATGGTGCAGGAAAAACAACAACGATGAAAATAGTGCTTGGTCTGTTAAAAAGCGAGCAAGGCGAAGTTTTTGTAAACGGCGAACAAGTAACTTTTGGACAGAATAGCACGAATAAGTATATTGGCTACCTGCCCGATGTTCCAGAATTTTATGGCTTTATGACGCCAAAAGAATATTTGACAATGTGCGGTCAGATTACAGGAATGTGTAAAGAGGAAATAGCAGAAAAATCCGCAGAGTTATTAAAACTTGTGAGACTTGAAACAGAAAACAAATGCATCAGAGGTTTTTCACGTGGAATGAAGCAAAGGCTTGGCATTGCCCAGGCACTTTTGAACAGTCCCAGGCTATTGATTTGTGATGAACCGACATCAGCACTTGATCCTATGGGAAGAAAAGAGGTTTTGGATATACTCGCTTCTGTGAAAAAACATACGACTGTTGTGTTTTCCACGCATATTTTGTCCGATGTGGAGCGTATTTGTGACCGAATCGCATTTCTTCACCAGGGAAAAGTTGCTCTTAGTGGAACATTGGAAGAAATCAGGAACATCAGAAAAGGCGATAGTATAGAAATTGAGTTTTTTACAGAACAGGATGCAGATGCATTTCTGCATATTTGTTCAGGCGGTAAGAAAACAGGCAGAACAAAACTGCTATTCTCCCAAAAGACGGAGCGTGATATGTTAGAAATGATGGGATGTCTGTCAAAAAAACAAATCCCTATTTTGCGCTTGGAGAGGCTAGAACCGACGCTTGAGGATTTGTTTTTGGAGGTGGTTGGAAAATGA
- a CDS encoding RNA polymerase sigma factor gives MKYLVKKAQKHDKQAFVELMELEKQNMYKVARSYLNCQEDIADAIQETIVTCYEKIDSLKNPEFFRTWLVRILINKCKDILRSGRREYLLETFPEQEDTCMELLNYEFEELMGQMDDKYRIVLLLYYSEGFKVREIAQILDLEESTVKTRLARGRKQFEKVCLLNC, from the coding sequence TTGAAATACCTTGTGAAAAAGGCTCAAAAGCATGATAAACAAGCGTTTGTGGAGCTTATGGAGCTGGAAAAGCAAAATATGTATAAGGTGGCCAGAAGCTATCTGAACTGCCAGGAGGATATTGCAGACGCTATTCAGGAGACAATCGTTACATGCTACGAGAAAATAGACAGCCTGAAGAATCCTGAGTTTTTTAGGACATGGCTTGTCAGGATACTGATCAACAAGTGCAAGGATATTCTGAGGTCCGGGAGAAGGGAGTATCTGCTGGAGACATTTCCTGAGCAGGAGGATACATGTATGGAGCTTTTGAATTATGAATTTGAGGAACTGATGGGCCAGATGGATGATAAGTACCGCATTGTCCTTCTACTGTATTACTCGGAAGGTTTTAAAGTCAGAGAGATCGCGCAGATACTGGATCTGGAGGAAAGTACAGTAAAGACAAGGCTTGCAAGGGGCCGGAAGCAGTTTGAAAAAGTATGCTTATTGAACTGCTAA
- a CDS encoding helix-turn-helix domain-containing protein yields MNSLNIADNIVRLRHNKKITQEQLAEFIGVTKASVSKWENRQSTPDITILPQLATFFDVTIDELVGYTPQLSKEQIQRLYQRFGKDFAERPFEEVMKETQDYVKRYYSCYPFLLQICILWLNHCKMAENEERQKNIWLCIEELCRHIKANCTDMKTHGNAVVIQALVYFQIGRIQEVVDELEEFSASNRFGNQSSVLLSQAYAMLNSKEKAEGYAQISMYDNVMNLLANAACYLWIHNENLAVCEETIERIERVAEVYKISKLNPNSLLAFEYQSAICYLGHGGNQKALEHIDKYIQNLFNLFSTTDLRLHGDTYFDKIEDWFDKELDNGTNAPRNRKVVLEDVKKTLDVPPFTILNGNSKFERLKSKLKELN; encoded by the coding sequence TTGAATAGTTTAAATATTGCGGATAATATTGTCCGATTACGGCACAACAAAAAAATTACACAAGAACAGTTGGCGGAATTTATAGGTGTTACAAAGGCATCTGTTTCAAAATGGGAAAACCGGCAGAGCACTCCTGATATAACTATTTTGCCGCAGCTTGCCACATTTTTTGATGTCACAATAGATGAGTTGGTAGGATATACTCCTCAGTTGTCAAAAGAACAGATACAACGTCTTTATCAAAGATTCGGGAAGGATTTTGCAGAACGTCCTTTTGAAGAAGTGATGAAAGAAACACAGGATTATGTAAAACGATATTACTCCTGCTACCCTTTCCTGTTGCAGATATGCATTTTATGGTTGAATCATTGTAAAATGGCAGAGAATGAAGAAAGACAAAAAAACATCTGGTTATGCATCGAGGAACTTTGCAGGCATATAAAAGCAAATTGTACAGATATGAAAACCCACGGAAATGCGGTTGTGATTCAAGCACTTGTCTATTTTCAGATTGGACGCATACAGGAAGTTGTTGATGAATTGGAGGAGTTTTCTGCTTCTAACCGATTCGGCAACCAAAGCAGTGTTCTGCTTTCACAGGCTTATGCAATGCTTAATAGTAAAGAAAAGGCAGAAGGTTATGCTCAAATCAGTATGTATGACAATGTAATGAATCTGCTGGCGAATGCAGCCTGTTATCTTTGGATACACAACGAAAATCTGGCTGTGTGCGAGGAAACTATTGAGCGTATTGAGCGTGTGGCAGAAGTCTATAAGATTTCCAAACTGAATCCCAATAGTCTGTTGGCTTTTGAATATCAGTCGGCAATCTGCTATTTGGGACATGGCGGCAATCAAAAAGCGTTGGAACATATTGATAAATATATACAGAATTTATTCAATCTTTTTTCCACAACAGATTTACGCCTGCATGGAGACACTTATTTTGACAAAATTGAAGATTGGTTTGACAAGGAACTTGATAACGGAACAAATGCTCCGCGCAATCGGAAAGTCGTTTTAGAAGATGTAAAAAAAACATTAGATGTACCGCCGTTCACTATACTAAACGGAAACTCTAAATTTGAGAGATTAAAAAGTAAATTAAAGGAGTTAAACTGA
- a CDS encoding DUF4367 domain-containing protein, with product MRKEYSPKEIERILKQNIEIPGAVEDRIQQTYETLGMEGEVTMRYTKKHKVWAAVAAVAILTVGISVVTVAASKFLTADLLEKEGSVQYNFQVDKDFEAHEISVEPTYMPKGYELGDENSPYGGKWHNYDTDGGITINPLNAAELDRIERTGGADFLEYPRDEHIKEMEISGMKTNVFVSDSFYMDSAKTTKNLYLFNEEYGYGVQIFSYSDLPAEELIKVAEGLEITVLDTVVPYATDEELAAEKEDEETYQSEEEQYRSTGVIAERIFEIGDEVRDPLMEADLGDDAYQWDDIRFTVEEVQIKDALPADEYPAENYISYEEIQPWMNEDGSLKAHERYRYTEGQGESEKVLETASSKYVVVKMKAKNCGTTASDWNKESGVSIAPDLTTLTPREDGNYSYPEYSFMSANEGYSLQWYASNGSSFPVYFDQIYYTEGTQRLKHALFRPIEPGEELEYTLAYVADEDQLDNLYLWFFPGTGGTAADGTMIQSLYVRISE from the coding sequence GTGAGGAAGGAATATTCCCCAAAAGAGATAGAGAGAATCCTAAAACAAAATATAGAGATCCCAGGTGCTGTGGAAGACCGGATACAGCAGACATATGAAACTCTTGGGATGGAGGGAGAGGTGACAATGAGATATACAAAGAAGCACAAGGTGTGGGCGGCAGTAGCAGCGGTTGCAATATTGACAGTTGGAATATCTGTTGTAACAGTGGCTGCCAGCAAATTTTTGACGGCGGATCTTTTGGAAAAGGAGGGTTCAGTGCAATATAACTTCCAGGTAGACAAAGATTTTGAGGCCCATGAGATTTCTGTGGAACCCACCTATATGCCAAAGGGATACGAGCTGGGCGATGAGAATAGTCCATATGGCGGTAAATGGCACAATTATGATACAGATGGAGGCATAACGATTAATCCCCTGAATGCGGCAGAGCTGGATCGTATAGAAAGAACTGGCGGCGCTGATTTCCTGGAATATCCCAGGGATGAGCATATAAAAGAGATGGAAATAAGCGGGATGAAGACGAATGTGTTTGTCAGTGACAGCTTTTACATGGATAGTGCAAAGACAACTAAGAATCTTTACCTGTTTAATGAGGAATATGGGTACGGGGTGCAGATATTCAGTTACAGTGACCTGCCGGCAGAAGAGCTGATTAAGGTGGCAGAGGGACTGGAGATAACGGTGCTTGATACGGTTGTGCCCTATGCGACAGACGAAGAACTTGCAGCAGAGAAGGAAGACGAAGAAACCTATCAGTCAGAGGAGGAACAGTATAGAAGTACAGGTGTTATTGCAGAGCGTATTTTTGAAATAGGAGATGAAGTGAGGGATCCTCTAATGGAAGCAGACCTGGGGGATGATGCCTATCAGTGGGATGATATCCGCTTTACAGTGGAAGAGGTTCAGATAAAGGATGCACTTCCGGCTGATGAGTATCCGGCGGAAAACTATATCTCCTATGAAGAGATCCAGCCATGGATGAATGAGGACGGCTCACTAAAGGCACACGAAAGGTATAGGTATACAGAAGGACAGGGGGAATCAGAGAAAGTCCTGGAGACAGCGAGTTCTAAATATGTAGTGGTAAAGATGAAGGCAAAGAACTGTGGGACAACAGCAAGTGACTGGAACAAGGAGAGCGGGGTGTCTATTGCCCCAGACCTCACAACGCTGACGCCAAGGGAGGATGGGAACTATTCTTACCCAGAATATTCTTTCATGAGTGCCAATGAAGGCTATTCCCTGCAGTGGTATGCATCAAATGGGAGCAGTTTTCCAGTATATTTTGACCAGATATACTATACAGAGGGCACACAGCGCCTGAAACATGCTTTGTTTAGGCCCATTGAACCAGGGGAAGAATTGGAGTATACGCTTGCCTATGTGGCAGATGAGGATCAGCTTGACAATTTGTACCTTTGGTTTTTCCCCGGGACTGGAGGAACTGCGGCAGACGGAACTATGATCCAAAGTCTTTATGTCAGGATAAGCGAGTAA